The genomic DNA GAATCCCCCGAGCACCCCTACACCTGGGGCCTGCTCGGCTCGATGCCCCGGCTCGACCGGGAGCTCCAGGACCGGCTGACCCCGGTCAAGGGCACCCCGCCGAGCCTGATCAACGTGCCGTCCGGCTGCGCCTTCCACCCGCGCTGCCCGTACGCCGAGCTCACCGGCGGGCGGTCCACCAGCGAGCTGCCGGTGCTGGCCGAGGCCGCGCCCCGGCACCACGCCGCCTGCCACCTGCCGATCGCCGAACGCCACCGGATCTTCACCGAAGAGATCGCGCCCCGGCTGTGAGCACGTACCACCCACTTGGAGACAACCGATGACGGACAGCCAGACGGCGGCCGAGCCCGTGAAGGTGCCCGCACCCGCGCCCGCCTCCGACCGCGAGCCGCTGCTCCGGGTCACCGGCCTGACCCGGCACTTCCCGGTGACCAAGGGCCTGCTCAAGCGCCAGGTGGCCGCCGTCCGCGCGGTCGACGGGATCGACTTCACCGTCAACGCCGGTGAGACCCTCGGCGTGGTGGGCGAGTCCGGCTGCGGCAAGTCCACCATGGGCCGCCTGGTCACCCGGCTCGACGAGCCGACCGGCGGGAAGATCGAGTTCGAGGGCGTGGACATCACCCACCTCGGCGCCGGAGCGATGCGGCCGCTGCGCCGCGACATCCAGATGATCTTCCAGGACCCGTACTCCTCGCTGAACCCCCGGCACACCATCGGCACCATCGTCGGCGCGCCCTTCCGCCTGCAGAAGGTCGCCACCGAGGGCGGCGTCAAGAAGGCCGTCCAGGAGCTCCTGGAGCTCTGCGGCCTCAGCCCCGAGCACTACAACCGCTACCCGCACGAGTTCTCCGGCGGCCAGCGCCAGCGCATCGGCATCGCCCGGGCGCTCGCCCTCAAGCCCAAGATGATCGTCGCGGACGAGCCGGTCTCGGCGCTGGACGTCTCGATCCAGGCGCAGGTGGTCAACCTGCTCGACGACCTGCAGAAGGAACTCGGGCTGACCTACCTGATCATCGCCCACGACCTCTCGGTGGTCCGGCACGTCTCGGACCGGGTCGCGGTGATGTACCTCGGCAAGATCGTCGAGATCGCCGACCGGGACTCGCTCTACGCGAAGCCCATGCACCCGTACACCACCGCGCTGATGTCCGCGGTGCCGGTGCCGGACCCGCGGCGCAAGGAGCAGCGCGAGCGGATCCTGCTCAAGGGCGACGTGCCCTCGCCGCTCAACCCGCCGTCCGGCTGCCGCTTCCGCACCCGCTGCTGGAAGGCCCAGGACATCTGTGCCACCCAGGAGCCGCAGCTCACCGCGGCGAAGGTCGGCCACCAGGTGGCCTGCCACTTCCCCGAGCGCAGCGAGGGGAACTGAGGCGGAGCCCGGAGAACAGCGACTGAGTAGCCTCGACTCCGGCACGGCCTTCCGAGGCTGGAGAGAGTTGCATGGAGTTCACCGAGTTCGAGCGACGCGGCTGGGCGCTGCGCAGCGGCACCTATGACAGCGGGTTCGGGGCGATGACCGCGGCGCTGCACCCACGGCTGCTCGACGCCGTGGGTGCCGCCGCCGGCACCCGGCTGCTGGAGGTCGGCTGCGGGACGGGACGGCTCGCGGCGCTGGCCCACGGCCGGGGCGCCGAGGTGACCGCCACCGACGCCGTCCCGGAGATGGTGGCGGAGGCGGCCGTCGCGCTGCCCGGTGTCCGGGTGCGGGAGGCCGCGCTGCCCGGCCTCCCCTTCCCCGACGGCGGGTTCGACGCCGCGGTGGGCGCGTTCGTGGTCAACCACGTGCCCGATCCGCCGGCCGCCGTCGCCGACCTGCACCGGGTGCTGGCCGCCGGCGGCCGGGTCGCGCTGTCCTGCTGGGACGCCCCGGC from Kitasatospora terrestris includes the following:
- a CDS encoding dipeptide ABC transporter ATP-binding protein; translation: MTDSQTAAEPVKVPAPAPASDREPLLRVTGLTRHFPVTKGLLKRQVAAVRAVDGIDFTVNAGETLGVVGESGCGKSTMGRLVTRLDEPTGGKIEFEGVDITHLGAGAMRPLRRDIQMIFQDPYSSLNPRHTIGTIVGAPFRLQKVATEGGVKKAVQELLELCGLSPEHYNRYPHEFSGGQRQRIGIARALALKPKMIVADEPVSALDVSIQAQVVNLLDDLQKELGLTYLIIAHDLSVVRHVSDRVAVMYLGKIVEIADRDSLYAKPMHPYTTALMSAVPVPDPRRKEQRERILLKGDVPSPLNPPSGCRFRTRCWKAQDICATQEPQLTAAKVGHQVACHFPERSEGN
- a CDS encoding class I SAM-dependent methyltransferase codes for the protein MEFTEFERRGWALRSGTYDSGFGAMTAALHPRLLDAVGAAAGTRLLEVGCGTGRLAALAHGRGAEVTATDAVPEMVAEAAVALPGVRVREAALPGLPFPDGGFDAAVGAFVVNHVPDPPAAVADLHRVLAAGGRVALSCWDAPARNRAQGIFFDAVAETGAAGPGDLPSSSPFAPYATAEGLAGLLTAAGFTEVEVEPVTWTHRVDPQRWWQDVLSGTVLTSSLIESRPPAVVERIRAAYHRLAAAHPDGLPVAALLASGTRP